GCCTGGATGCTGCGGGCGCTGCAGTAATCCGACGCAGCTGAGGAATGTTGATGTAGAGTGGGTTAGGCGCGTTGTTTGCGCCGTAACCCGCCACCTGGGCCGACAGGCATATTTTGAAAGAATTTTGTGTTGCGTTGCAACGTACGGTGGGTTGCGAAAACTACGCTAACCCACCCTGCATTTGAGCATATGCCGGTGCCACTCGGTCCCGGTTTGTTTTTCCGTGTGGCGGGGCTGGCTATAACGCCAGGGACTGAATCCCACCTTCCCAGATCCGGTGCCCAAACAGGAATCCCGCGAGTAACGCGCCAAGAACGAACGCGATCAGCAGCAGTACGGGATCGAAGATTCTGTGCAGGGGGAAGTTCCCCTGAGTTCGCAGATTCATTGGCCGACTCCTAGTGCATGGATTGTCCCGCGGCGCCTGCCGCATGTACGGGACAGTTGTGCTCGAAGGCAATCAACCCCCAGTCGTTGAGCAGGGATTCATAGGCGGATCGATCCACCGGCGAATCCGCCAGGTCGGGATGCGCCAGCAGCATCTGCAGATGATGCATGATGCCCCGGGCCAGGCCGGGGCAGGGTTTCTGGGTGTAGCGTGTCATCAGATACATCAGGGCCGCTTCGAGGACGTCGCGATGTGGGTGCTCGGCGGTGACGGCTGTGTTGGTCGAAGGCCTGTTCATGCAATGCACCTCCTCTCAGTAATGTGACTGGCAGCCCGACGGGGCGGGCGGATCGACAGGCAGAGCGGCGAGGAGACGCTGCCAGACATCGAGTTGGGACGGGTAGCGGCCCAGCGGGCCGCCCAGGGTGGCGAGGGTTTCGCCGTCGGCGCCATACAACTCCAGGGTGCTGCCCTGGCACGGCAGACGGGCCCCTGCGATCTGCGCCTGCTCCAGGACCAGGCAGTAGTCAGCCGCCTGCAGCATCAAGCGGCCATCTTCGCAGCGAACGGCATCGACCATGCCGCGCCAGGTGTGTACGGTGCCCGCATTGGCGACCGTGAAGCTGATACACAGATCGACATCGACCAGCGAGTGCAGCAGTTCCGACAACTGCGCGACCGGTATGCACCTGTGGCAGCCACCGGCGCGGCCCGCCGACAATGCCGGCTGATCACCAGCCGTTGAGGGTCCGCGCGGCAGCAGCAGTTCCGGACTCTGGTCGGTGCTGCGGTAAGCGGCGACGAACATCCGGTAGGCATAGGCGTCGCTGGTGCTGGTCAGTCGGATGCGGTGGTTGCAGCGGCCATGTGCATCGAAGAAATGCAGGCTGTGCTCCACGCCCCGCCGCACAGGTCGCGTGATTGCAAAGCCGTAGTGCCAGTTGGCGAAATCGAGATCCAGTTCGTAGTCGCCGGCCAGCAGCAGGCCGCGGTCACCGCTCAGCCGCAGCAGGCGATACTCCAGTACCTGCTCCTGCTCGGCCTGACGGTTGCCGGTAATGGCGCACACCGGCCCGAGGCAGGCGAGGTCGGACAGCAGTTCACGACGGTTGCAGGCAAGCCGGGTTACATGGCGGCCGCAGGCCGCTGTCAGCAACTGTACTTCGCTCACGCCGAGCCGGGCTGCGATTGCCGCCAGGCTGCGGTCCGGATGGGTTGTGAATTGATGTGCCAGCGCCTCCCGCAGTGAAATCATCGGACGAATGCCATCGAGCATGACCTGTTGATTCATGATGTCTCCTTGAAACAGTTGCGGTACATACCCTGTACCTTGGTTTGCATTGAAGCTTGCTTACGGGGCTTGCTCGCCTGCCCCGGACGGGCTGGGAGGCTGGCTGGCGGGGTTGTGGTTGCAGTGCAGTGTTACTTGGTCAGAATCAGTTTGCCGTTGCTGGTCTGTTGCAGGCGGTATTCCTCATCTCCATGTTCGATTACCAGATGCCGATTGCCCTTGAACAGGTCAACGCTGTTGATGCGTGCCGACGCTGCTTTGCCTGAAGTGGCCGGAGCAGGCGAGTGTTCGGAGTCGGGTTGCTTCTTGTCATTCATTATTGAGCCTCGTGAAAGGATGCCGGAACAGATGTCTAATCCAGGGTTGCGGTGGCTCGGTGCAGCCGGGAGTGGCGCTGCGAACGCCTGACGCTGCAACGGTCGACCTCGCATGGATCGTAATGATAACGATTATCATTAAGATGTCAATCCCCGTGTGGCCCCGGGCTGTACTTAGCTACGGTGCGACTTTTTCAGCAATCCGGACCATCGATCAATAAGCTACGCTCCCCGGGGGGGGGTTGACATACGAACAATAACAATTATCATTAACTTTATTGTCCGGCCCGGTACGGTGTTTCAGGCTCCGGTTTTGTTACTAACCGCCTCGCAAACGCCGCCCGGTGCCACCCGCCGCCCCGGCGGGAATGATTGCCGGTATGGGCAATCGAGCCAGCCACCTCGCCCGTCCGGGCCAAGGCAGCCAGCGATAGACAGGACTGACGTGTTTCCGGCTTCGGAAGCGCGCAGGCACGTGTTTGTGCTTCGCGCTCTGCCGCGATGCATCGCGTCCTGGCGTCAATCCCGGGTTGCCAGCTACCACGCCGTTGCGGCGTGGCCAGCCAGCCTTCACCGACACGCAAGCAATAACCGTAACAACAAACATAGCGAAGGAGTCTCGATTATGAACAAACTGCAATCCCTGCTGCTGGCGTCCGTCACGGTCGGTCTGTCCACGAATGCCGCTGCGGTGAGCTTCGCCGCGACCGCGGATACCTACATCTATGAGTTCCTCGGCAATCAGCCCGGCGGCAATGTCCTGGTGGCGAATCACGAATCCAATCATGGCATGCGCGGCCTGATGGACTTCGATGGCCTCGATGCCTATCTGCCCAGTCTTACCGCCGGTGGTTTCACCGCCACGCTGAACCTGTTTTCCGTCTGTGATACGAGCGGTTTCGTCAGTGCCTGCGCCGGTGAACCCAATGCCGCCGTTACCACGGATGTCCTGGCGCAGAACGGTGCCTGGGGCGAGGACGATGCCGGTCTGGCCTGGAGTGACATCAACGAAGGTGGCAAATACGCCGACTTCACCATCAGCAATGCGGTTGATCAGTGGCTGAGCATCGATATCACCTCCCTGGTAGAGGAATGGCGCAGCAATGGCAGCACCGGCGACGGCATCATTCTGTCCCAGGAGGCCTATCCGGTGGTGCGCAACGATGCCGGTTCGATGGCCGTGGCGCAGTTCCTGTCCAGTGACTACGCCGATGCGAATTTCCATCCCTATGTCGATGTGCAGGTCTCGGCCGTGCCGGTGCCGGCCGCTGTATGGCTGTTCGGCTCCGGTCTGGTCGGTCTGGTCGGCGTCGCCCGCCGCCGCAGGCAGGCCGTGGCGGCATAAGCCTCCCCAGTCAGTCGCATGGATGCGAGCAGTGGCTAGGGAGGGCCGCCGGCGGGGCATGACGGCAGCCGTAGGCAATGGCGCGGTAGTCGCAGGCGCCCGCCTCAATTAATCAAAGACAAACACGCGTACGACTGATGATGACGATGAAGATGCGATGGCTTGTTGCCCCGCAACTGGCACTGCTGCTTGTCGGTTGCATTGACAGCGGCCTTGAGGATACCGAGTCAGAGGCACTGTCCCCGGCCGAAGCTGCGGCCTTGCCTGACAATGCCTACTTCGATGCCGATGGCGCAGCGGTGCAGGTGCTGGACGCCACGAAAAATGACGTCTGGGTCTACTATGACCTGGATACCTACAGCGTCGTCACCCTCCAGGACCCTCAGGCCAATACCGAATGGGACCTGGCGTTCAACCGGTTCAGGGTCAAGCTCAACGGCGGTGTCAGCGGCACTGCCGGCGTCGCAGCGGCGGGCTTGCAGAATACCGCACTGTTCGATGTCATGGCCGCGCCCGCCACGGGTTTTGTCAGCGACCGCTCCCTGAACGAGCTATCCGATATCGAGTTGCTGAAACTCGGCGACAATCTGTTTTTCTCGGTCTGCGCGTCCGGACACGACGATGCGGACAAGGCCGATTACTGTCTGGCCAATGACCAAGTGGATCGCAGTCACCTCAATCCCGACGAGGCCGCCTATGCCCTGCTCACCCAGGGCAGCGGTGTGGTGGTTGCGGCCGACGGCAGCGACGGCGATCCCATCCTGGGCTGGTATGATTACTATGGGTCGGAGGGGCATGTACTGCGCCCCGCCGACGATACCTGGGTGGTGCGCAGCAGCGACGGCATCGAGTTCGCGCTGCAGATGCTGGGCTATTACGGCCGCAACGAGGGCGATGCCGAGCCCGGGACGATCGCCTTCCGGTATGTTTCCCTGACCCCGGGCTTTGAAATCCCCCAGCCCGGCGCGCAGCAATTGCAGGCCCGGATCCAGGTCGACAGCCTGACCGGCACGGCGCCGCTGACGGTGAATTTCACCGGCAGTGCCGAAGGGGTGGAGGGCACGGCCGACTGGCACTGGGATTTCGGCGACGGTGGCACGGCGCAGGTGCGCAACCCCGCCCATACCTATACCCAGGCGGGCACCTACACCGCCAGCCTCACTGTCACCGATACCCGCGGTGTTGCGGCCGCGGCCACGGTCAGCAGGACCATCACCGTGGCTCAGCCCGGCGCGCAGGCGCCGCAGGCCGATGCCGGCGCCGATCAGACGCTGCAGCTGGCCAGCGGGGAGAATTCCACCACCGTCACCCTGGACGGCTCGGCCTCGGCCGATCCGGACGGCCAGATCGTCAGCTATGTCTGGATCGGCACCGGCGCGGATCCGGACGATGTGGCCCAGCCGCAGCTGGTGCTGTCGGCCGGCAGTTACAGTTTCACCCTCACCGTGACCGACGACAGCGGCAACAGCGCTACCGACACTGCCGCCGTGACGGTGAATGCCTCCGACAATGCCTCGCCGACCGCCGCGGCGCAGGCTGACCGCCTGCAGGGCGCCGCGCCGCTGGCCGTGACCTTCACCGGCGCGGCCAGCAGCGATCCCGACGGTGCCATCACCGGCTACGACTGGGACTTCGGCGACGGCAGCGCCCATGCCTTCGTCGCCGTTCCACCGGCCCATACCTACACCCTGCCGGGCACTTACAATGCCTCGCTTACGGTGATGGACGATGGCGGGGCAAGCGGCAGCGACGGTCTGGCGGTGCTGGTGGGCTGGCCGACGACCCGCGACACCTATGTCTACGAGTTCCTGGGCAATCAGGCCGATGCCACCGGCGACAGTGGTGGCTTCAACATCTGGAACCATTCCTCGGAACACGGCGGCAAGGCGCTGCTGGACTTCGACGACAGTCTGCTCAACGCCGCGGCGCTGGCCGGCGGTCCCGGCACCTACACCGCGACCCTGTGGCTGTATTCCGTGTGCGAACTCGGCGGTCTGGTCGCTGCCTGCCCAGGCGATGCGGATGCAGACAATCCCTTCACCCCGGGCACGGCCACGGTCAAGACCGATGTGCTGCTGCAGACCCGCAACTGGGATGAGGCCGGTGCCATCGACTGGGCCGACATCGACGAGACCGGCGCCCCGGTCGCCACCCTGACTCAGGCGACGACCGGGCAGTGGCACAGCGTGGATATCACGGCGCATGTCGAGCACTGGGTCAACGCCGGCACTACCGGGGCAGGCCTGGCCCTGAGTCAGGAGGCCTATCCGGTGCTGCGCGCCGACAACGGTTCCATCCCGGTCGCGGTGTTCTGCGACGCGGAGTCCAGCAGCGGCGCCTGCAGCGCGGACAACTTCCGGCCCTACATCATCCTGCAGGCCGCTCCGTGACGGGCAGGGCAATGACTGGCGCAACGCGGTTCCGGCTGTTGGTCTGGCTGAGCGGGGTCTGCTTGTGTCTGCCGGGCGTGGGCGTGCGCGCCGAGGGCGATGCCTATGCGCTGGACGAGATCAGCGTGACCGCCACCAAGACCGAGCGCTCGTTGTTCGAGACTCCGGAGGCGGTCAGCCGCGTCGGCCTGGAGGAGTTGGAGCGCAAGCAGGTGCAGAAACTCAGCGATGCCCTCAAGGACGTGCCCGGGGTGAGCTTCGGCGGTGGACCGCGCGCCGTGGCCGAAGAGCCCAACATTCGTGGTCTCAGCGGCAGCCGCATCCTGATCACGGTGGACGGCGCCCGGCAGAACTTCACCTCCGGCCACAAGGGTCGGGTGTTCATCGAACCCGAACTGCTCAAGTCCGTGGAGGTGATGCGAGGTCCCGGCTCGGCCCTGTACGGCAGCGGTGCGCTGGGCGGTGTGATCGCCATGACCACCAAGGATGCCTCGGACTTCCTCATGCCGGGCGATCGCTTCGGTGTGCGCTTGAAGACCGGCTTCCAGGACGCCAACAGCGACAAGCTGGGCACGGGCATTGCCTTCGGCCGGCTGGATGTCGGCGGCGGGCTGGAATACCTGGCCAGCGTGACACGCCGCAGCGCGGATGACATCCGCCTCGGTGGCGGCGAGGTGCTGGACGATTCCGCCGAGGCCAGCTGGGCCGGCCTGGCCAAGCTCAAGTGGACGCCGACCCCGTTTCAGCACATCAGTTTGTCCCGTCAGTACAGCTTCGATACCGGCGAGGTTCCGGCCCAGGCCGATACCCGCACCTCGGCCACCGCTGTGCTGACCGATCGCGAGACCGAGGTCAGCATCGATCGCCTGACCTGGCGTTACGAGCGCCCGGACGACCCCTGGCTGAATTTCGACCTGTCCGCCTACAACACCGAGCAGACGCTGCGGGAAAAACGCATCGGAACCAATGGCCGGCTGGATGCCATCGATTTCGATACCCGCGGCCTGGAACTGCGCAACAGCTCGCGCCTGGAACACGGCGGCGACATCCGACACCGCTTCAGTTACGGCCTTGAATACTATCGCGACCGGATGAGCAGCCGTGAGGGAACTAGCAGCAATGATGCCTTCCCCGATGCCATGGCCGATTTCGTCGGCATCTATCTCCAGGACGAGATCGACCTGGATGGTACCCGCCTCGGTGACTGGGTGCTGATTCCCGGTCTGCGCTATGACCGTTACGAGAGCCGTTCCGATCGGGCCCGGGCGATCGGGGTGGCTGATGAGACCACGGCGAATCATGTCTCGCCCAGGCTCGGGCTGGTCTACCAGGCCACTGACTGGATGAATCTGACCCTGAACTATTCCCAGGCCTTCCGCGCGCCCAATTTCCAGGAGTTCTACATTTCCGGCAATCACTTCGGCGCCAACAACTTCCAGCCCAATCCGGAGTTGGACCCGGAGCGCCTCGCCCATGGCCTGGAGGCGGGGGTGCGCATCCGCCGCAATGACCTGCTCGAGCCGCGCGATCGGCTGCGGCTGCGCGCCAGTCTGTATCGCAACGAGTACGAGGATTTCATCGACAGCATCGTCACCACCACGGTCAGCACCTTCGACAATATCAGCGAGGCGCGTATCCGCGGCACCGAACTGGAGGCGGACTATTACTCGCCCACGCTGGACCTGGATGCCAGCCTGGCGCTGACCGTCACCCATGGCGACAACCGGACCGACGGCGAGCCGCTGTCCGGGATCCCCGGCCATTCGCTTACGCTCAATCTGCGCAAGTATATCGCATCCTGGGGCGTGTCAGTGGGGTGGCGCGGCGCCTTCCATCAGCGCCAGGACCGCGTGCCCACGGGCGCGCCGGAGACGCCGGGCTACAGTGTGCATGACCTGTACCTGACCTGGCTGCCATTGGTCCCGCAGGCCGTGGACGACATGCAACTCAATCTCGGTGTCGACAATGTGTTCGACAAGGAATACCGGCCGCACCTGAGTACGCTGCCGGCAGTGGGGCGCAATGTGAAAGTGAGCCTGAGTCTGCAGTTCTGAAGCCGTTGCGGGTGACGGCGGGGGCCCGCGTTGACCGAAACAGCCCGCAGGCCGGGATGCAGGAACCTCATGAAAGGAAGACGATGAACACATACAGACGAACACTGATTCGCACGGCACTGCTGCTCGGCGTTGTGGCCAGCAGTTCCA
This sequence is a window from Thiohalobacter thiocyanaticus. Protein-coding genes within it:
- a CDS encoding ChuX/HutX family heme-like substrate-binding protein, giving the protein MNQQVMLDGIRPMISLREALAHQFTTHPDRSLAAIAARLGVSEVQLLTAACGRHVTRLACNRRELLSDLACLGPVCAITGNRQAEQEQVLEYRLLRLSGDRGLLLAGDYELDLDFANWHYGFAITRPVRRGVEHSLHFFDAHGRCNHRIRLTSTSDAYAYRMFVAAYRSTDQSPELLLPRGPSTAGDQPALSAGRAGGCHRCIPVAQLSELLHSLVDVDLCISFTVANAGTVHTWRGMVDAVRCEDGRLMLQAADYCLVLEQAQIAGARLPCQGSTLELYGADGETLATLGGPLGRYPSQLDVWQRLLAALPVDPPAPSGCQSHY
- the hemP gene encoding hemin uptake protein HemP, with amino-acid sequence MNDKKQPDSEHSPAPATSGKAASARINSVDLFKGNRHLVIEHGDEEYRLQQTSNGKLILTK
- a CDS encoding DNRLRE domain-containing protein, encoding MNKLQSLLLASVTVGLSTNAAAVSFAATADTYIYEFLGNQPGGNVLVANHESNHGMRGLMDFDGLDAYLPSLTAGGFTATLNLFSVCDTSGFVSACAGEPNAAVTTDVLAQNGAWGEDDAGLAWSDINEGGKYADFTISNAVDQWLSIDITSLVEEWRSNGSTGDGIILSQEAYPVVRNDAGSMAVAQFLSSDYADANFHPYVDVQVSAVPVPAAVWLFGSGLVGLVGVARRRRQAVAA
- a CDS encoding PKD domain-containing protein — its product is MKMRWLVAPQLALLLVGCIDSGLEDTESEALSPAEAAALPDNAYFDADGAAVQVLDATKNDVWVYYDLDTYSVVTLQDPQANTEWDLAFNRFRVKLNGGVSGTAGVAAAGLQNTALFDVMAAPATGFVSDRSLNELSDIELLKLGDNLFFSVCASGHDDADKADYCLANDQVDRSHLNPDEAAYALLTQGSGVVVAADGSDGDPILGWYDYYGSEGHVLRPADDTWVVRSSDGIEFALQMLGYYGRNEGDAEPGTIAFRYVSLTPGFEIPQPGAQQLQARIQVDSLTGTAPLTVNFTGSAEGVEGTADWHWDFGDGGTAQVRNPAHTYTQAGTYTASLTVTDTRGVAAAATVSRTITVAQPGAQAPQADAGADQTLQLASGENSTTVTLDGSASADPDGQIVSYVWIGTGADPDDVAQPQLVLSAGSYSFTLTVTDDSGNSATDTAAVTVNASDNASPTAAAQADRLQGAAPLAVTFTGAASSDPDGAITGYDWDFGDGSAHAFVAVPPAHTYTLPGTYNASLTVMDDGGASGSDGLAVLVGWPTTRDTYVYEFLGNQADATGDSGGFNIWNHSSEHGGKALLDFDDSLLNAAALAGGPGTYTATLWLYSVCELGGLVAACPGDADADNPFTPGTATVKTDVLLQTRNWDEAGAIDWADIDETGAPVATLTQATTGQWHSVDITAHVEHWVNAGTTGAGLALSQEAYPVLRADNGSIPVAVFCDAESSSGACSADNFRPYIILQAAP
- a CDS encoding TonB-dependent hemoglobin/transferrin/lactoferrin family receptor translates to MTGATRFRLLVWLSGVCLCLPGVGVRAEGDAYALDEISVTATKTERSLFETPEAVSRVGLEELERKQVQKLSDALKDVPGVSFGGGPRAVAEEPNIRGLSGSRILITVDGARQNFTSGHKGRVFIEPELLKSVEVMRGPGSALYGSGALGGVIAMTTKDASDFLMPGDRFGVRLKTGFQDANSDKLGTGIAFGRLDVGGGLEYLASVTRRSADDIRLGGGEVLDDSAEASWAGLAKLKWTPTPFQHISLSRQYSFDTGEVPAQADTRTSATAVLTDRETEVSIDRLTWRYERPDDPWLNFDLSAYNTEQTLREKRIGTNGRLDAIDFDTRGLELRNSSRLEHGGDIRHRFSYGLEYYRDRMSSREGTSSNDAFPDAMADFVGIYLQDEIDLDGTRLGDWVLIPGLRYDRYESRSDRARAIGVADETTANHVSPRLGLVYQATDWMNLTLNYSQAFRAPNFQEFYISGNHFGANNFQPNPELDPERLAHGLEAGVRIRRNDLLEPRDRLRLRASLYRNEYEDFIDSIVTTTVSTFDNISEARIRGTELEADYYSPTLDLDASLALTVTHGDNRTDGEPLSGIPGHSLTLNLRKYIASWGVSVGWRGAFHQRQDRVPTGAPETPGYSVHDLYLTWLPLVPQAVDDMQLNLGVDNVFDKEYRPHLSTLPAVGRNVKVSLSLQF